Below is a genomic region from Silurus meridionalis isolate SWU-2019-XX chromosome 1, ASM1480568v1, whole genome shotgun sequence.
CAACCAAACATTAAACATGCTAAACAGAAAAGCTGTACATTCTTTCAgacaaaaaaagttatattcTTACTCTTTACCAGTGGTGggctgtcagggccagcaaagccttctctcctgacctaaacatgtttggaagcactgacctacatttacaacctaaattctaatatttgttccattaaattttattaatttattcccaacagtctattctcttcatttcgtagcgtttctcttggctgcattGCATCCAGTACGTGTatttggatgttagattttttgtccaatcacatttcagcctctatgtgctgctatgtcaatctaatctgcccagggccttcaaagtcagtactgctggccttttgaCCTTAGTCTCTATAAGaaatttatctgtttttttaaccaataagatttcaaattcgcctcacagggccagctagatGGCCCAGAGTAGTGTCAGCATTCTGtgtgattggttggtcagagggaaactgttacagccaagttcgactggcaaaacacatctgtagcaatttgcacacattaatatatcTGAGTAAGACTTTTTTATGGAtacagaagaagagaaattgatgtctcggacatacttaaaaatccattttgaagaaaagctagacatcgtgagaagaggtcggccaaccaCGAAGCTAGATAGCTTGTCAGACCAGAGCctacgagcagtaccactggcttacagcctctgatgAGCAGTGCAAACtttgagtatgcatctctggtaagtaggttgtattttatttacagttttttatctttttgtcatgttataaGAAATGtagattctgaactgctccagatgatgtaggtgcacagttgcggtggtagtgtagaggtttggagtcttaactgggtttcttgctttagtaaaatggtattcaccttccatatgcgaaatgcctttctctctgtaatgccacgcattgttatattgcgtttgtGTAcggtattgatggtttctatacctgcgatgtgatagtggtggtatttagagatggattaagtcgggtaagtccacactgaaggcccagataccaaatgcacagcccgtCACTACTCCTTACTATCACAGAACGTGCACTTCACACCTTTTGTGTTATTGGTACTTTTGTTGTACAATAAATGCAATGTATGCCTCATCGCTTGTTCTACAATAATATTTAGTGAAAAacttgtaataaatatataatttgtgtttCACATGCTCTCACTTCTCAATCACAGGTGCGGATGTGTTACAAAATGGGTCaggaaaatattttcaatatatttgGATCAAGGTCGAGTCAATCTGTGAAATTACGTCATACTATGTTGTGAGGATCTACAGTCTGGGCAAGAAAGAAATCAGGCTCACTTCTTTATCCAATTCTGTGTATTAGCACTGGTAATCAAACAAGAACACCGTAATACATTTATATGACATAGAAAATGTGTATTGCCTTTTATATCAGCTGCCCCTGGTAGCTTTCCAATTTGAGTACATTGAACCTTCATGTAATACCTCAGGGGGTTGTGGATTTATCAATTATTTTTAGGGTGTACTACTGGACTTAATACTTATGTTCATTCTGTCAAAATCCTTGTCAAAAActctttatattctttataaaaaatgcaGTAATTCTGAACTCATtaatggaaatgtatttatttattcaaatagcTTTAACCTGTAAAGCCCCTGTATTCAGGTTTCTGATGAAGTCATGTAGTGTTTTAGCTTTGGAGGTCGACCTGAACTTTGCTGACCAGCAGATTTTCCAGGAGCTGGTTTGGAGATGCACAAATAAACTAGCGCAACTCGAAGGGCAGTCTTTCATCCATGAACATGAACCGCTCGAGGAAACCTGGGCATGCTCaatttctctcatttctctttGTAGTTCTGCACTTTAGTTTTTCTCCTGTAGGGTTGCTTTGTATTCCttctaaagaaaaaattaaacatttcgAGAGTTTTTCCCGGTTGTAAATATAGAAGTTTATACCCCTCTGAAGAATGAAGGAAAACAATGAAGGAGGGAAGTATTGTACGATgacaaatataatattattaatacagCATTATgaggacgatgatgatgatgatgatggtgatgtgcTTCTTATATGTGCTTTTCCTCACCAAATTCACTGTAGCAGAAGTGCTCTGTCTCATTCTTGTCTCTCCGGCATTCACTCAGGCACACTGCATCGTGGCTGAAATCCGACTCTGgaggagaaagatggagagtTGTTAAACTCAAAGAAGAGGGCAGGAAGGGCAATGCATCACACCACAAGACTATCAGTCACTTTGAATGCTCTTCTATTTCCTGATTTCCCCAAAGTCGATTAAAGGCAGGTCGGGCTCTTAATCGTGACATAATTAAGGACTTGAGAATCCTTTCGAGTCCCGATTTAGACTTATCTCGATCCTGAAAAGCCGATCTAAATCGTTCTGAATTGGTGGATAATTAAGGggcatattttaaaatgacGCCACACAAAGAGAGCAACCGACAGTGACTGTGAGTGCCACTCTGAAAACCACCGAGCTCCATTCCAGCACCCAAGCTGTCATTGGGTCAACATTATCCCAGCCAAAGCGTCGCATTCCAGGCCAATGTGAGACGGTGCAGGGCTATCTTTCTTACATCTGTAGTTGAATCACCGAGCCGTAGCCCATTTCGCTTAGGCATATTTCAGATTCTTTTTTCCTCACTAATCTTATGGCTCAAAGATCTTCAGCACAAAGGCCGCATTCAAAGTGTGCGAGCTAAGCAGCAATTTGTGGCTTGAGGGAGAGAGTAATTAGAATAACCATCCACCCTCAGAGATTTTCTCtcatactttctttctttctttctttctttctttctttctttctttctttctttctttctttctttctttctttctttctttctttctttctttctctctctctctctctctctctctccaacatGCATGCTCATATTTCCTGATGGGATATAAAAACTGTAAAGCAGCATTTCCCAGTCTTGGCCCTGAAGTGCACATTTTGCTGTGTTTACTCACTATGTTGCTATGTTGATCTGAACTGCTGCTTGAATTCTAGTAGATAGCTAACAAATGTTACATATGGCATCTTTAAGTAGCTCTCTGGTTAATACCACAGTAAAGAGGACCCTCTCACCTTTCTTGTGGATGTCAAATTGGTAGAGCAGGCTGGAATGGCGCCGGTTGTGTTGGCTAAACGGGCGACTGGTGTTCAGGCCCGATCTGTTTGGTCTGTTCTCCTCGGGATCCATCCGACTATTCCCACTGTCTCTATGTGTGTTAGAAGAAGGTTGCTGTGAGCGTGTTCGTGACCTGGAGTTGTGATTCAGTTCAGACTCACTGAAAGGAGGGTTATTGGACTGCACTGGGTTATCAGGTGGAgctttttgtgtctgtgtgcggttCGAGGTCCCGACCCCGGTAGCAGAGACAACTTTATTATGATGCCCGTCATTACGCAGTTTCTCATTGTTATGGTCGATGGAAAGTCGCTCGTCCCTCGAGGCCTTCTTGTTCTTGTTGTGTGTGCCTGGCCGAGGATAAGGGGATAGCGGGTCTGTGTGTTTAGGCCACATCCCTGGGGGCAACGCCAGCTTTGGGTCTGCAGATTTTTTGCCCTGCTCCAGCAGCTCATTGGCTGGTAAAGAAGGATCTTTGGCGCCGGCTTTGGTTTGGTTGCCAGAAGagtcagatgttccactttGCACCGGGGGCGAGCCGATCAGGGAGTACAACTCTGTGAACGAACCCACAGTTAGAAAGCAACACTTATTAATTAGGatagaaagaaatgaaaggatGTGCTTTTATAGGAAATTATCAACAATGAAGCAGAGTTACCACCCAGAAttgattattttctaataaCAACACCTGGAGGAGTTGTCCTTAAATCACTGCATTTTCCAATcataacaatttatttaatgatttaaaataacaaatttttcATCTATTTAAAGTTGGACGAAAAGTACCTACAAGGgaactggtagctcagtggttaaagctctgggttacttaTCAGAAGGACTTGagcccatgagcaaggcccttaaccctctatgttTCAGggtgtgctgtatcatggctgaccctgtgctctgaacCCAGCTTCCTAATATAACGAGGATATGCGAGGAAAGACTGTGTTGCAAGTtacatttgacaaaaataaagcaCCACCTTTAAGCGCTTTTCTGTTTAATACATTGatggcatttggaagatgccCTTAACCAGAGCACCCACCAATTAtcttatacacctgagcagttgagggttaaagatgttgctaggatttgaactcatgatctttcGAGCAGAAGTCTTTACCACTGCATTACTACTTATTGTAAAATCTCAATGAGACTAGTAGTGCTTAATGCCTATGAGTTTCCTCTACAGTTCCTTTACaatctatttttctctctcttttccaaaAACATCTCATATTACATGCAATACCAATCCATCTAAAATTGCTACAAAATGCTAACACTGGTGATTTGGTCAAAGTTTCCAGTTATATGAAAATTGTCAAATAAACACCTTTTCAGAGTAAATCTACCAGATTTGTATATGTATCtaaatatatcttttatattagTTAGTATCTGAGTTGTGAGTTTCTTAGTATAGAAATGATTACCTTTGGAACTAGCATATTAATGTAAATCTTGCAGCCAGCTAACGTCGGTGCTGCTGTTTTAGAAATTTttaactaaacattttttttctggataTTTTGTCCTGCAGCATCAATTAGTTTTAGAGGTGCTGTTTaagaaaattaatcaaaatcTTCTGACCATTTAGAATTCAGCAGCTCACGCCATATATGGGTTAGTAATATCGGCGTGCTGATCACAAACAGTACACAACATTCAGCAAAGTGCAAGTGCCAGATGTCTTCTATAGTGTATTGCTCTAATAATGGACAGTGGTACAGAACACATAAAAACTACTGGAAATTCTCTGAGTGTAATGACTGTACTTTtcaatttctattaaataattcaGCAGCCATTCCAAAGTCATAAATGAGTCTGAAGCAACTGGGGTTTCTGTTCTTGAAGGGAAACATGTCGGAGTGATCTCTCATGCTTACAGAtgcaataaaaagagaaaatcgaGAAATAGAGAAAAGGTTGAAAAAATAGCATTTCTTGCATTTCTTTAGCACCACAGGGTATTCATTAACATTGCTGCACTGGTAATTTTGCTGTGGAATACTGAAGTCTCTCAGAAGCATTACAGTTTAAAGATGATAATTAAATAGTTAATAAAGGGTTACAATAAACGCCATCTTTAAACGTTCATTAATCTCacagaatgaaaatgaaatcctcatgacttttatttttggacatttttaaaGATAGGGGTTTACCAATTTTCAATTACAAttgttacattacattttgaTTCAAGGACAACAAAAATTGTATGTCCGACACCAAACATTTTGGACAGTCGAACCACATTATCGTACTACATTTGAGTAAAGGAACTCAAAACTATGAAGCGTCTATGATACGTGATCGGTCGAAACGTAGCATATAAAAGAAATGGTGAAAATATAAGAAGCATAAGAACTGTGTGAGAAATGTTGAAGGCTTTTACAACGCTAAGAACTTTTACAAAAACACTGAATGACTTttcaaaaatcaatatttaaaatgtaacattCTATATACATTCAAAATCCAAATTGGCTTCATGTATAACTCTGTccagttttatttgatttgttttacagttttctaGAACTATTAGAGCACAGACATTCTTGTATTTACATCTCTAAAATCTACCCTATTTTTTTCATACAGCCCTGACATTACAACTATTTAGATTTGTCTTTATGACTTATTATCTCTGTCGCATTTTATGAGTAACCATCAAATTTCTGGTAGAAAGGTGCATAAAAGGTTGCATGCTTCTCTTTTTATACAAACCTATCACACTGATCATTTCTTGTGCATTAGAATTCAACTATAATATGAACGAAATTTTAAGAAATTAGATGTTAATatcaattaatattaatatgaatgaCCAGTCTTACCATTAACAGCATGCTCTTCAGCATCAGAGAAGGTGAGAGCCACAGAGAGGAGAAGCAAAATGCTAGACATGTTATTGATGAACATGAGCAGCTTCCTTATGAAGAGAGAGCCTTATTGAGACGCTGCAGCTCAGAGTCGTGGTGGGCTTTTATCCTCACTGTGAGTGTAAAGGGgtgggatggagggatgatcaGCTGACCAATGTGGGTTTACTCTAacaactgagagagagagagagagagagagagagagagagagagagagagtcccaAACAGCCCCCAATTCTCTGATTTGTTACTTCCCTGTTTCATGCAGATTTTAttattgcaataataataataataataataataataataataataataataataataataataattttgtaatgttattattattattattattattattattatttgggtactttaattattattactatttactattttttctcttctctgtctTCCACTCTTTTTTACTCATcctgttttcctcctttttctatttttgtgttgttaattaataaatatcattacgaaaatgatgataatgattaatGATAATGCTGATGAAGACaatgattttgttgttgttgttgttgatgatgatgatgatgatgaagtatTATTTAAGgctattattactataatagTATTTCCTACTCTTAAAATGTTGTAGCTCAGGATAGTTTATGTATCATGG
It encodes:
- the LOC124388541 gene encoding uncharacterized protein LOC124388541 gives rise to the protein MFINNMSSILLLLSVALTFSDAEEHAVNELYSLIGSPPVQSGTSDSSGNQTKAGAKDPSLPANELLEQGKKSADPKLALPPGMWPKHTDPLSPYPRPGTHNKNKKASRDERLSIDHNNEKLRNDGHHNKVVSATGVGTSNRTQTQKAPPDNPVQSNNPPFSESELNHNSRSRTRSQQPSSNTHRDSGNSRMDPEENRPNRSGLNTSRPFSQHNRRHSSLLYQFDIHKKESDFSHDAVCLSECRRDKNETEHFCYSEFAINGIVHDIDTIRRGIRLVTVLVSNDGFYKMSRLFITPDTFFFKVNILVLDTYKCSKPCPELKLGTRYIIMGHIYHRRRHLPSSLLTLVGGKLKPGDGVLRSNSYVKRYNKRRHQKAQEAMRSKCR